The following are encoded in a window of Fusarium oxysporum f. sp. lycopersici 4287 chromosome 5, whole genome shotgun sequence genomic DNA:
- a CDS encoding tRNA-dihydrouridine synthase 2 → MLTQIIRRTMATEVKRVPIPRRGVDYRGKVVLAPMVRSGELPSRLLALKYGADLVWGPETVDYSMIGTSRRFDEDSKTIEWYRLSSHGQKDPPPDAKESIIYRMLPEAEKDKLIFQIGTSDPDRAVAAARLVAADVAGIDVNAGCPKPFSTSGGMGAALLKTPDKLCAILEALVKNITPEFEIGISVKIRLLDTAAETEALVRRLCATGITGLTIHCRTTPMRPRERAIRGQLRMIAEVCHEYGVACLMNGDVENRDQGLQLAKEFGADGAMIAVAAEKNPSCFRSVADGGLAPWEEVVDHYVKTAIDVDNRFGNTKFLLSNMVPGKSKSYQSMNQSKNYKSICEALSLEKHLESARIIDSKRGLDQPLHGKAAEKAAKKAAKKANAQTNTQPVKSKEGNDQKRKRRMSDNRPVKQVKTSEPAPAVTAV, encoded by the exons ATGCTCACGCAGATAATTCGACGAACCATGGCTACAGAAGTCAAGCGAGTACCCATTCCTCGACGGGGTGTAGATTATCGTGGCAAGGTTGTTCTTGCGCCTATGGTTCGCTCAGGAGAGCTTCCATCAAGACTTTTGGCTCTTAAGTATGGCGCAGATCTTGTCTGGG GTCCTGAGACTGTGGATTACTCTATGATTGGAACTTCTCGTCGATTTGATGAAGACTCGAAAACGATAGAGTGGTATCGTCTCTCATCCCATGGTCAGAAGGACCCTCCTCCGGATGCCAAGGAGAGCATTATCTACAGAATGCTGCCAGAGGCTGAAAAAGACAAGCTTATCTTCCAAATCGGCACATCGGATCCCGATCGTGCAGTAGCAGCCGCTAGGCTGGTGGCCGCAGATGTCGCCGGCATCGATGTCAACGCTGGTTGCCCAAAGCCCTTCAGCACTAGCGGAGGAATGGGTGCCGCCCTTCTCAAGACTCCAGATAAACTCTGCGCTATTCTTGAGGCTCTTGTTAAGAACATTACCCCTGAATTTGAGATTGGAATAAGCGTTAAGATCAGACTCCTCGACACTGCAGCGGAAACAGAGGCGCTTGTTCGCCGTCTTTGTGCGACAGGCATTACAGGACTAACCATCCATTGCCGGACGACACCTATGAGACCCAGAGAACGGGCTATTAGAGGGCAGCTCCGTATGATTGCAGAAGTCTGCCATGAGTATGGTGTTGCCTGCTTGATGAACGGCGACGTTGAGAATAGGGACCAAGGTCTCCAGCTCGCCAAAGAGTTCGGTGCGGACGGTGCGATGATTGCAGTCGCGGCTGAGAAGAACCCAAGCTGCTTCAGGAGTGTAGCTGATGGCGGACTGGCACCTTGGGAAGAAGTTGTCGATCATTATGTGAAGACTGCGATTGATGTTGACAACCGGTTCGGCAACACCAAGTTCCTGCTCTCAAACATGGTCCCTGGAAAGTCAAAATCTTACCAGTCAATGAACCAGTCCAAGAATTATAAGAGCATCTGCGAGGCGCTATCCCTTGAAAAACACCTCGAGTCCGCTCGTATTATAGATAGTAAGCGAGGACTGGATCAGCCCCTGCATGGGAAAGCTGCAGAGAAGGCCGCAAAGAAGGCTGCAAAGAAGGCCAACGCACAGACTAATACACAGCCGGTGAAGTCAAAAGAAGGAAATGACCAGAAGCGCAAGCGGAGAATGTCTGATAACAGACCTGTGAAGCAGGTGAAGACATCTGAACCCGCACCAGCTGTAACGGCTGTTTAG